A part of Polynucleobacter sp. MG-Unter2-18 genomic DNA contains:
- a CDS encoding TspO/MBR family protein, with protein MKIFFERKYLLMIAAWMIITSVAGGLATEIGPWYFSLKQPAWKPPDWAFGLIWTIIFILSAAAWMIAFNNHPTRSQRISLVSLFVLNSFLNILWSIFYFRMHHPDWSLIEAGFLWLSVLGIMVVMWPIHKLAAFLMLPYLIWVTIAMCLNWETLVLNPGAY; from the coding sequence ATGAAGATTTTCTTCGAGCGCAAGTACCTTCTAATGATCGCCGCATGGATGATCATTACTTCTGTTGCGGGTGGATTAGCTACAGAGATCGGGCCTTGGTATTTCTCGTTGAAGCAGCCGGCTTGGAAACCGCCAGATTGGGCCTTTGGTTTGATCTGGACGATTATTTTCATACTATCGGCAGCTGCTTGGATGATTGCTTTTAACAATCACCCAACAAGGTCGCAGAGAATTTCCTTGGTCAGCCTATTTGTGCTCAATAGTTTCTTAAATATCCTCTGGAGCATCTTTTACTTTCGTATGCACCATCCAGATTGGTCTCTGATAGAGGCAGGCTTTCTATGGTTATCTGTCTTAGGAATTATGGTGGTTATGTGGCCTATTCATAAGTTGGCAGCCTTTTTAATGTTGCCTTATTTGATTTGGGTCACTATCGCGATGTGTCTGAACTGGGAGACTCTAGTTCTCAATCCGGGGGCTTATTAA
- a CDS encoding geranylgeranyl diphosphate reductase yields the protein MGTEFIYDAVVIGGGPAGATAAQTLAKKGKQVLLLDKRGRVKPCGGAIPPRLIKDFEIPDELLVAKAKSARMVSPLGKAVDIPIDNGFVGMVDRAQFDEWLRKRAVAAGATREDGLFETLTREGPLARIHYRTRGSRDGDSGAIKSVLTKAVIGADGAKSQVGRSAGVKGCAEANYVFAYHEIIKTPPNTPHHFDSTRCDVVYQKPISPDFYGWVFPHGDTISIGTGSADKGFSLRNAVAKLRSDVGLEGAELIRHEGAPLPMKPLKKWDDGQQVVLAGDAAGVVAPASGEGIYYAMLGGQLAGEAVYEFVESNDPAKLQLARKRFMKEHRMTFWVLGIMQYFWYTTDKRRESFVKMCEDKDVQKLTFESYMNKKLVRKKPLAHIKIFFKDMGHLLGLAKA from the coding sequence ATGGGAACAGAATTTATTTATGACGCGGTTGTGATTGGCGGTGGTCCAGCAGGAGCTACGGCAGCCCAAACATTGGCTAAAAAAGGCAAGCAAGTTTTATTGCTTGATAAGCGAGGCAGAGTGAAGCCTTGCGGCGGAGCAATTCCTCCGCGCTTAATAAAAGACTTTGAGATTCCCGATGAGCTGTTAGTTGCTAAGGCAAAATCAGCACGTATGGTTTCACCGCTCGGAAAAGCGGTTGATATCCCGATTGATAATGGCTTTGTTGGCATGGTCGATCGAGCCCAATTTGATGAATGGTTGCGCAAGCGCGCCGTTGCTGCTGGAGCAACTCGGGAAGATGGTCTTTTTGAAACTCTGACACGTGAAGGCCCACTGGCTCGCATTCATTACCGCACAAGAGGATCGCGTGATGGCGATTCTGGTGCTATCAAAAGTGTTCTTACTAAAGCAGTGATTGGCGCTGATGGTGCTAAGTCTCAAGTTGGAAGAAGTGCTGGAGTAAAGGGTTGTGCTGAAGCCAATTACGTCTTTGCGTATCACGAAATCATTAAAACTCCGCCAAACACGCCACATCATTTTGATTCCACCCGATGTGATGTGGTGTATCAAAAGCCGATCTCCCCCGATTTTTATGGCTGGGTATTTCCTCACGGCGATACGATCAGTATCGGTACTGGAAGTGCTGACAAAGGCTTCTCCTTAAGGAATGCTGTTGCCAAGCTGCGCTCAGATGTGGGTCTTGAGGGTGCGGAGCTCATCAGGCATGAGGGCGCACCTTTGCCGATGAAGCCCCTTAAAAAATGGGATGATGGACAGCAGGTTGTGTTGGCTGGTGATGCAGCAGGAGTGGTTGCCCCGGCGTCTGGCGAAGGAATTTATTACGCCATGCTGGGGGGTCAATTAGCAGGCGAGGCTGTCTATGAATTTGTAGAGAGCAATGATCCCGCAAAGTTACAGTTAGCCAGAAAGCGCTTTATGAAAGAGCATCGTATGACTTTCTGGGTATTGGGAATCATGCAGTATTTTTGGTACACAACTGACAAGCGACGCGAGAGTTTTGTCAAAATGTGTGAAGACAAGGATGTTCAGAAGCTGACCTTCGAGTCTTATATGAATAAAAAACTTGTACGCAAAAAGCCTTTGGCTCATATCAAGATCTTCTTCAAAGATATGGGGCATTTATTGGGATTAGCTAAGGCATGA
- a CDS encoding BCD family MFS transporter — MSIAISQPLLNLSTFGWLSIVRIGLVQACIGAIVVMTTSTLNRIMVVELALPASLPGFLVAIHYFVQVIRPRMGFESDSGAKKTPWILGGITLLALGGFGAAIATTLMGVHLLLGIASAIVAFFFIGVGVSMSGTSLLALLAKGVSDERRAAAATTVWLMMIFGFAMTSGIAGKFLDPYEPEKVILISGIISLSAMALSFAALFKLEGHDLQNSRVKKDKKVPFKKALSDILADPDTKRFTIFIFLSMLAFSAQDLILEPFAGMVFKYTLGETTSLSGIQHAGVLTGMLLVAVCGSSRLRKYFGSLRSWMIYGCLASALAMFGLVLAGLLEGDWPLKPNVFLLGLANGAFSIAAIASMMRLAVVGGAGKEGVRIGLWGGAQAIAFGLGGLIGAGASDLARSIFTNPAFAYSSVFFIEALLFVVSAYMASLVERKNSTTSQAR, encoded by the coding sequence ATGAGTATCGCAATTAGTCAACCGCTATTAAATCTTTCGACATTCGGATGGCTGAGTATCGTTCGCATTGGACTTGTGCAAGCTTGCATCGGGGCTATTGTGGTGATGACGACATCCACCTTGAATCGAATCATGGTTGTCGAGTTAGCCTTGCCAGCGAGTCTCCCGGGCTTTTTAGTGGCCATTCATTATTTTGTACAAGTCATTCGTCCAAGAATGGGCTTTGAGTCCGATAGTGGGGCTAAGAAAACGCCTTGGATATTGGGTGGAATTACTTTATTAGCCTTAGGCGGATTTGGTGCTGCTATCGCGACAACATTAATGGGAGTGCATCTTCTCTTAGGCATTGCCTCAGCGATTGTTGCTTTCTTCTTTATTGGTGTTGGCGTCAGTATGAGTGGTACATCCTTGCTGGCACTGCTAGCGAAGGGTGTCAGCGACGAGCGCAGAGCAGCTGCTGCTACAACAGTATGGCTCATGATGATTTTTGGTTTTGCCATGACGAGCGGTATTGCTGGAAAATTTTTAGATCCGTATGAACCAGAAAAAGTGATCTTGATCTCCGGCATCATCTCTCTGTCTGCTATGGCGCTTTCTTTTGCAGCCCTGTTCAAGCTAGAAGGTCATGATCTACAAAATAGTAGAGTGAAGAAAGATAAAAAAGTCCCCTTCAAAAAAGCCTTAAGCGATATTTTGGCTGATCCAGATACCAAGCGATTTACGATCTTTATCTTTTTATCGATGCTGGCATTTAGTGCACAGGATTTAATTCTGGAACCATTTGCAGGAATGGTTTTTAAATACACCTTGGGTGAGACAACCAGTCTATCGGGTATTCAGCATGCTGGTGTGTTGACCGGAATGCTATTGGTCGCCGTCTGTGGATCGAGTCGATTGCGCAAATATTTTGGTTCACTCCGTTCATGGATGATTTATGGCTGTCTTGCTTCTGCATTAGCCATGTTTGGATTAGTTTTAGCTGGTTTGCTAGAAGGAGACTGGCCATTAAAGCCGAATGTCTTTTTGCTTGGCTTGGCAAATGGCGCTTTTTCAATTGCAGCGATTGCCTCCATGATGCGATTAGCGGTAGTGGGTGGAGCAGGCAAAGAGGGTGTGCGCATTGGGCTTTGGGGTGGTGCGCAAGCCATTGCCTTTGGCTTGGGTGGATTAATTGGTGCTGGGGCTAGTGATTTAGCGAGATCCATTTTCACCAATCCTGCTTTTGCATACTCCAGCGTCTTTTTTATCGAAGCACTGTTGTTTGTTGTTTCAGCATATATGGCCTCTCTAGTTGAGAGAAAAAATAGCACTACGAGTCAAGCGAGGTAA
- the chlG gene encoding chlorophyll synthase ChlG, giving the protein MNLPDPKAILTLLKPITWFPPMWAFACGSITGSEKIADNLPIFLVGLALTGPLVCASSQAVNDWFDRHVDAINEPMRPIPSGRIPGRWGLYIAILWSLISIWVGSYLGPIGFAATLLALVLAWLYSMPPIRFKNNGWFGNLACGISYEGLAWVTGATLLSGGLMPNKPSLILAGLYSASAHGIMTLNDFKAIEGDRQMGVRSLPVQLGAKRAAQVAAAFMLIPQVVVLCLLLSWNKEMYALVIGLLIVAQVILLRDFLKRPIEKALFYSGFGVPVLVTGMMVSAFAVMGMDS; this is encoded by the coding sequence ATGAATCTGCCTGATCCTAAAGCAATTTTGACGCTTTTAAAGCCCATCACTTGGTTTCCGCCAATGTGGGCCTTCGCTTGTGGATCAATCACTGGCAGTGAAAAAATTGCTGACAATTTACCGATTTTTCTTGTTGGACTGGCCCTGACTGGCCCACTAGTTTGCGCTTCTAGTCAGGCGGTCAATGATTGGTTTGATCGACACGTAGATGCGATCAATGAGCCCATGCGTCCAATACCCTCTGGTCGCATACCTGGTCGTTGGGGTTTATACATTGCGATCCTATGGTCTTTGATTTCCATTTGGGTGGGAAGTTATTTGGGTCCGATTGGATTTGCCGCAACCTTATTAGCCTTAGTGCTTGCATGGCTCTACAGCATGCCGCCAATTCGCTTTAAAAATAATGGTTGGTTTGGAAATCTTGCGTGCGGAATTAGTTACGAAGGTTTGGCATGGGTTACCGGAGCTACCTTGCTCTCAGGTGGCTTAATGCCAAATAAACCATCGCTAATACTTGCCGGCCTTTACAGCGCAAGTGCTCACGGCATCATGACTTTAAATGACTTTAAAGCGATTGAAGGTGATCGGCAAATGGGAGTGCGCTCCTTGCCTGTGCAACTCGGGGCCAAAAGAGCAGCGCAAGTTGCAGCTGCATTCATGTTGATTCCGCAGGTAGTGGTGCTATGCCTGCTGCTATCTTGGAATAAGGAAATGTATGCCTTAGTCATTGGCCTACTGATCGTAGCGCAAGTGATTTTATTAAGGGATTTTTTAAAGCGGCCCATAGAGAAAGCACTTTTTTATAGTGGCTTTGGAGTGCCTGTCTTGGTTACTGGAATGATGGTTTCTGCTTTTGCAGTGATGGGGATGGATAGCTAA
- the ispH gene encoding 4-hydroxy-3-methylbut-2-enyl diphosphate reductase yields MASTKTIFLAQPRGFCAGVERAILIVEEALRIYGAPIYVRHEIIHNAYVVKDFESRGVIFINELDHVPQGAILIFSAHGVSQAVRVEANNRQFKVFDATCPLVAKVHAEVVRLKERGYQIIMIGHRGHPEVEGTMGQIDSSIYLIECVQDVAQLYFEEDALIAYVTQTTLSVDETQEITKALVKKFPNIHAPKCQDICYATQNRQDAVKAMVPQVDLVVVVGSPNSSNSKRLQELAESMNVPAYLVDDPSQLQGEWFEGVRNIGVTAGASAPEALTAQIVEAIGLFSSGTVSPLQGIEETVNFSLPKELLRAA; encoded by the coding sequence ATGGCTTCAACTAAAACTATTTTCTTAGCTCAACCCCGCGGTTTTTGTGCCGGAGTTGAAAGGGCTATTCTGATAGTTGAGGAGGCCTTAAGAATCTATGGTGCGCCGATTTATGTTCGACATGAAATCATTCATAACGCCTATGTTGTTAAAGATTTCGAATCTCGCGGCGTTATCTTTATTAACGAATTGGATCATGTGCCACAGGGTGCTATTCTGATTTTTAGTGCGCATGGAGTTTCGCAGGCCGTCAGGGTGGAAGCGAACAATCGTCAATTCAAAGTATTTGATGCGACCTGTCCTTTAGTGGCTAAGGTGCATGCTGAAGTGGTGCGCTTAAAAGAGCGTGGATATCAAATCATCATGATTGGACATCGTGGCCACCCAGAGGTTGAGGGTACGATGGGCCAAATAGATTCTTCGATCTATTTGATTGAGTGTGTGCAAGATGTCGCCCAGCTTTACTTTGAAGAAGATGCGCTGATAGCTTACGTCACTCAAACGACCTTATCGGTCGATGAAACGCAAGAAATCACTAAAGCATTAGTGAAAAAGTTCCCGAATATCCATGCACCAAAATGCCAGGACATTTGTTATGCCACTCAAAATCGTCAGGATGCCGTCAAAGCAATGGTTCCGCAGGTCGATTTAGTGGTAGTGGTAGGTAGTCCAAACAGCTCTAACTCTAAGCGCCTTCAAGAACTTGCTGAAAGCATGAATGTGCCGGCGTATTTAGTGGATGATCCTTCACAACTTCAAGGGGAGTGGTTTGAAGGAGTTCGCAATATTGGCGTAACAGCAGGGGCTTCCGCCCCAGAGGCATTAACAGCCCAAATCGTCGAGGCTATTGGCCTATTTTCCAGCGGAACTGTTTCGCCACTCCAGGGAATTGAAGAAACGGTCAACTTTTCCCTCCCAAAAGAGCTTCTCAGGGCGGCCTAA
- the puhE gene encoding putative photosynthetic complex assembly protein PuhE, whose translation MYFWISPLIFTVFIWWFSTGLILKVHSLPKRFFKSIFIASIGVLLLAFWGLSISSQQATIAGAYCSFTCAIIIWGWQELAFLLGYITGSRRSECPSGLSPMTRAWYAFQTINYHELALLSLGAILFFINLDSVNQTGFWTFVILWGMRQSTKINIFLGVLNFNESFLPQHLQYLVTYFRRRAMNFLMPFSILVSVMILIPIWSSAGVDSSPFDRASYALLGTLLALGLLEHLFLILPFPSELLWKWGYKKNH comes from the coding sequence ATGTATTTCTGGATAAGCCCGCTGATATTCACCGTCTTTATATGGTGGTTTAGCACAGGGCTTATCTTGAAGGTGCATAGCCTTCCAAAGCGTTTTTTTAAATCTATATTCATAGCCTCGATTGGAGTTTTATTGCTCGCCTTTTGGGGCTTGTCTATCTCTAGTCAGCAGGCTACGATTGCTGGTGCTTATTGCTCATTTACTTGCGCAATCATCATTTGGGGTTGGCAAGAGTTGGCCTTTCTACTGGGCTACATCACTGGATCACGGCGCTCAGAATGCCCTAGTGGACTAAGCCCCATGACCAGAGCTTGGTATGCATTTCAGACGATTAATTATCATGAGCTGGCATTGCTCAGTTTAGGAGCGATTCTATTTTTCATTAACTTAGATTCCGTGAATCAAACTGGATTTTGGACCTTTGTCATCCTATGGGGTATGCGCCAAAGTACGAAGATTAATATCTTCTTGGGCGTCCTCAATTTCAATGAATCTTTCTTGCCACAGCACCTACAGTATTTGGTCACCTATTTCAGGCGCAGAGCAATGAACTTCCTGATGCCATTTTCTATCTTAGTTTCAGTGATGATATTAATCCCGATCTGGTCAAGTGCTGGAGTGGATTCTTCTCCCTTTGATAGGGCCTCATATGCCTTGCTAGGAACTCTATTGGCTCTTGGTTTACTGGAGCATCTCTTTTTAATTCTGCCGTTTCCAAGTGAGCTGCTTTGGAAGTGGGGCTACAAAAAAAATCACTAA
- the acsF gene encoding magnesium-protoporphyrin IX monomethyl ester (oxidative) cyclase, with protein MSANAPTMDTVRPINESTDRALESTILSPRFYTTDFDEMDRFDISSVKPEWDKLMQEFESDINQAHFQRPEDMSKDYSHLPEGLYQEFLDFLISSITSEFSGCVLYSEIKKSIRNPDLKDLFSYMARDESRHAGFINQWLKDFGIGVDLGFLARTKKYTFFKPKFIFYATYLSEKIGYARYITIYRIIQNKPELRFHPIFLWFEKWCNDEFRHGEAFALLMRSTPKLLNGGNRLWIRFFLLAVYATMYVRDHSRPEFHKALGVSPTDYDRKVLEITSDITKQVFPFTINLDDPRIWECFEKLRKISDEVDHLKQVGGVFSAIKRGALVVVATATFLRLYMLPVVPNELPSDIRMAPVW; from the coding sequence ATGAGCGCTAATGCCCCCACTATGGATACAGTTCGCCCCATTAATGAATCAACCGATCGCGCTCTAGAAAGTACGATCTTAAGTCCTCGGTTTTACACCACTGATTTTGACGAGATGGATCGTTTTGATATCAGCTCAGTCAAGCCTGAGTGGGATAAGCTCATGCAAGAATTTGAGTCAGACATTAATCAGGCTCACTTTCAGCGTCCTGAAGATATGTCCAAAGACTACTCCCACTTGCCAGAGGGCTTGTACCAGGAGTTTTTAGATTTCTTAATTAGCTCAATCACTTCGGAGTTCTCAGGTTGTGTTCTCTATTCAGAAATTAAAAAGTCAATTAGGAATCCTGACTTAAAAGACTTGTTCTCATACATGGCTCGTGATGAGAGTAGGCATGCCGGTTTTATTAATCAATGGCTCAAAGATTTTGGTATTGGGGTTGATCTAGGATTTTTAGCAAGGACTAAAAAATACACTTTCTTTAAGCCAAAGTTTATTTTTTACGCAACTTACTTGTCTGAAAAAATTGGCTATGCCCGCTACATCACGATTTATCGAATTATTCAAAACAAGCCAGAATTACGCTTCCATCCGATTTTTCTCTGGTTTGAGAAATGGTGTAATGATGAATTCCGGCATGGTGAAGCCTTTGCCTTATTAATGCGGTCTACGCCTAAGTTACTTAATGGCGGCAATCGACTGTGGATTCGTTTTTTCTTATTGGCGGTATACGCAACGATGTATGTGCGCGATCATTCCAGGCCTGAGTTTCATAAAGCGCTTGGAGTATCGCCAACAGACTACGACCGTAAGGTACTAGAAATTACTTCTGATATTACTAAGCAGGTTTTCCCTTTCACTATCAATTTAGATGATCCAAGAATTTGGGAGTGCTTTGAAAAGCTGAGAAAAATTTCAGATGAGGTAGATCATTTGAAGCAGGTGGGTGGTGTTTTCTCAGCTATCAAACGAGGTGCTCTAGTGGTTGTAGCTACTGCTACCTTCTTGCGTCTTTACATGCTGCCCGTAGTTCCGAATGAATTACCGAGCGATATTCGCATGGCACCCGTTTGGTAA
- the puhC gene encoding photosynthetic complex assembly protein PuhC, which translates to MNTIRIQNYIALFVVIFLAGIVFLVANTVQSGKSETQADASVIAKKTLFFRDLPDGSVGVISASSGKMIAQVEGQAGFVRGILRALARERRIQQITSDDAFELMSRSDGRLTLVDLATGNRIDLESFGRDNAAQFAAFLNSAGQ; encoded by the coding sequence ATGAATACTATCCGCATCCAAAACTACATTGCACTGTTTGTAGTCATTTTTTTGGCGGGGATAGTTTTCCTGGTAGCTAATACCGTTCAGTCTGGCAAATCAGAAACACAGGCGGATGCCAGCGTGATCGCGAAAAAAACACTGTTTTTTAGGGATCTCCCTGATGGATCGGTAGGGGTTATATCAGCTTCTAGTGGGAAAATGATTGCACAAGTAGAGGGTCAGGCTGGTTTTGTAAGGGGAATTTTGCGAGCCTTGGCTCGTGAACGTCGTATTCAGCAAATTACCAGTGATGATGCATTCGAATTAATGAGTCGATCTGATGGCAGGTTGACTTTAGTAGATCTAGCAACGGGCAATCGAATTGATTTGGAATCATTTGGTAGGGATAACGCAGCTCAGTTTGCTGCATTTTTAAATAGCGCGGGGCAATAA
- the puhB gene encoding photosynthetic complex putative assembly protein PuhB has product MSLNIPSSPEHEFEPELGLPEKLPEGERILWQGSPDVKAMLLRVFHFKGLLIYFGLILLYQIITGVTDGEAFSAIFFSSLRIAIFSAIGLSLVALLAYLMASTAVYTITNKRVVMRIGIVLNMTFNFPLKMIESADCCVTKQGTGDISLKLSKDTKIAIFHLWPHSRPSHWASPQPTLRCINNCSEVAKILVDAWATQNNVITRSVQAAQHNLSMVNAPYSRAETA; this is encoded by the coding sequence ATGAGCCTGAACATTCCTAGTAGTCCAGAGCATGAGTTTGAGCCAGAGCTGGGACTTCCAGAAAAGTTACCTGAGGGCGAACGTATTTTGTGGCAGGGCTCGCCTGATGTAAAGGCGATGCTTCTGCGAGTGTTTCATTTCAAAGGGCTATTGATTTATTTCGGCCTGATCTTGCTCTATCAGATTATTACAGGGGTTACTGATGGTGAAGCCTTCAGTGCGATATTTTTCTCCTCCTTAAGGATTGCAATTTTTTCAGCCATTGGCTTATCTCTAGTTGCCTTACTTGCTTATCTCATGGCATCCACTGCGGTCTACACTATTACCAACAAGCGTGTAGTGATGCGGATTGGGATTGTGCTGAATATGACTTTCAATTTCCCCCTCAAGATGATTGAGTCGGCTGATTGCTGCGTCACTAAGCAGGGTACGGGAGATATTTCTCTCAAGTTAAGCAAAGATACAAAAATTGCGATATTTCACTTATGGCCGCATTCAAGGCCATCCCATTGGGCTAGTCCTCAGCCTACTCTACGGTGTATTAACAACTGCTCCGAAGTAGCCAAAATTTTGGTTGATGCTTGGGCTACTCAGAATAATGTCATTACTAGGTCAGTTCAAGCCGCTCAACACAATCTATCGATGGTGAATGCGCCTTATTCAAGGGCTGAGACAGCATGA
- the puhA gene encoding photosynthetic reaction center subunit H gives MGTGAITQYIDVAQLAFYLFLLFFVGLVIYLTLEGKREGFPLETERFGKVRREDGILGMPKTKKYVTEFGKTYYSPLETPPDTEQLSAEPIHPWNGAPIAPIGNPLLAGVGPGSYANRADHVDYDLEGHARIRPLRKLNDFAIAKQDTNPIGLSVIGADGHKAGVVKDVWVDHMEMLIRYLEIDVKGSAVLLPVNFSRIGKQDVQVASILADQFAAVPKTKNPEEITLLEEEKIMAYYGAGTLYATPDRQEPLI, from the coding sequence ATGGGTACTGGTGCAATTACACAATATATAGATGTCGCTCAATTAGCGTTTTATCTATTTCTACTTTTTTTTGTTGGTTTAGTGATATACCTAACATTAGAAGGGAAGAGAGAGGGTTTCCCTCTTGAAACCGAACGCTTCGGCAAGGTTCGACGCGAAGATGGCATTTTAGGTATGCCAAAGACGAAGAAATATGTCACCGAATTCGGCAAAACCTATTACTCCCCCTTGGAAACTCCGCCGGATACAGAGCAGCTTTCAGCAGAGCCAATTCATCCGTGGAATGGCGCACCGATTGCTCCAATTGGCAATCCATTATTAGCAGGAGTAGGTCCAGGCTCCTATGCAAACCGTGCTGATCATGTTGATTACGATCTAGAGGGTCATGCGCGAATTCGTCCGCTGAGGAAGCTAAATGATTTTGCAATTGCAAAGCAAGATACTAATCCGATTGGCTTGAGCGTTATTGGCGCAGATGGTCATAAAGCTGGCGTTGTGAAAGACGTCTGGGTTGATCATATGGAAATGCTAATCCGTTATTTAGAGATTGATGTCAAAGGGTCAGCAGTCTTATTGCCTGTCAATTTCTCACGTATTGGAAAGCAAGATGTACAAGTAGCATCAATCCTTGCAGATCAGTTTGCGGCTGTGCCAAAAACAAAGAATCCAGAGGAAATTACTTTACTGGAAGAAGAGAAGATCATGGCGTACTATGGCGCCGGCACTCTGTATGCGACTCCTGATCGTCAGGAGCCACTAATATGA
- a CDS encoding BCD family MFS transporter: protein MINLSKMAKTWTRIDPRFLPFADVATPDLPLSRLLRLSLFQVSVGMATALLVGTLNRVMIVELHMDAWMVALMVALPLIFAPFRALIGHKSDTHRSILGWRRVPYIWIGTWLQFGGLAIMPFALIILSGDTHWPAWFSYLGSALAFLLVGAGMQTTQTAGLALATDLADAKNRPRVVAMMYVMLLFGMVLSGVMFSVFLDPFSPIQLIKVIQGVALITLLLNLFALWKQEARQPKNTAPSIVQPKFSQSWSEFIKAPQVRRFLIMLGLGTTAFSMQDIILEPYGGEILLLDVSATSFLTALIACGSLLAFTLSARWLSKGYNAYRISAAGLLLGLIAFSMVIFSEPLGSPNLFRLGALLIGFGGGLFAVSTLTIAMSMDQENKTGMVIGAWGAVTATCSGIGMSLGGVIRDLVSDLAMGGAIGSALMNPATGYSFVYHIEIYLLFITLIALGPLVAKKRNLEISKMSKFGLADFPS, encoded by the coding sequence ATGATCAATCTGTCAAAGATGGCTAAGACATGGACGAGGATTGATCCTCGCTTTCTGCCTTTTGCTGACGTGGCGACCCCAGATTTACCTCTGAGCCGCCTCTTAAGACTATCTTTGTTTCAAGTTTCGGTAGGTATGGCTACTGCCTTATTGGTTGGCACCTTAAATCGAGTCATGATTGTTGAGTTACACATGGATGCTTGGATGGTGGCCTTAATGGTTGCCCTCCCACTCATCTTTGCACCATTTAGGGCCTTAATTGGCCATAAGTCAGATACCCATCGATCCATATTAGGTTGGAGAAGAGTTCCTTATATTTGGATCGGAACTTGGTTGCAGTTTGGTGGCTTGGCCATCATGCCTTTTGCGCTCATCATTCTGTCTGGAGATACCCATTGGCCAGCTTGGTTTAGCTACCTTGGCAGTGCGTTGGCTTTTTTACTGGTCGGCGCAGGAATGCAAACTACTCAAACTGCTGGCTTAGCTCTTGCAACAGATTTGGCGGACGCAAAAAATCGTCCGCGTGTAGTTGCCATGATGTACGTCATGCTGCTCTTTGGTATGGTCTTAAGCGGGGTAATGTTTAGTGTCTTTCTAGATCCATTTAGCCCGATTCAGCTAATTAAGGTGATTCAGGGAGTTGCACTCATTACCTTATTACTCAATTTATTCGCCTTGTGGAAGCAAGAAGCAAGGCAGCCTAAAAATACTGCGCCCTCTATTGTTCAGCCCAAGTTCTCACAAAGTTGGAGTGAGTTCATTAAGGCGCCACAGGTTCGTCGCTTCCTCATCATGCTAGGTCTCGGAACTACTGCCTTTAGCATGCAAGACATTATCTTGGAGCCGTATGGCGGAGAAATACTCTTATTGGATGTATCTGCTACTAGCTTTTTGACTGCGCTGATTGCCTGCGGATCTTTACTGGCATTTACGCTATCTGCACGCTGGTTAAGCAAGGGCTATAACGCCTACAGAATTTCTGCAGCCGGCCTCCTGCTTGGGCTGATTGCCTTCTCCATGGTGATATTTTCAGAGCCATTAGGTTCACCCAATCTCTTTAGATTAGGCGCACTTCTGATCGGTTTTGGTGGAGGCTTGTTTGCAGTGAGTACGCTCACTATTGCCATGAGTATGGATCAGGAGAATAAAACTGGGATGGTGATTGGCGCTTGGGGAGCGGTAACAGCAACATGCTCTGGAATTGGTATGTCATTGGGAGGAGTCATTCGTGATCTCGTCTCGGATTTGGCGATGGGCGGTGCAATTGGTTCTGCCTTAATGAACCCTGCCACTGGGTATAGCTTTGTTTATCACATTGAGATTTATTTGTTGTTTATTACTTTGATAGCCTTAGGTCCACTAGTAGCCAAAAAGCGAAACCTGGAGATTTCAAAAATGAGTAAGTTTGGCCTAGCGGATTTTCCAAGCTAG